One Scylla paramamosain isolate STU-SP2022 chromosome 7, ASM3559412v1, whole genome shotgun sequence DNA window includes the following coding sequences:
- the LOC135102192 gene encoding signal peptide, CUB and EGF-like domain-containing protein 1: protein MIDMEVINSCLENNGGCQHMCQQGPDGATCTCHPGYQLQPDGRSCQDADECEAGSHRCQQECVNSEGGYACACTQGFTLSSDTFTCLDVNECSMENGGCEHECQNTQGSFTCSCRRGYVLVDEVHCDILGGNYDVDYSGYSIRGDQDMGSTATEDYSTVLDGEMTRNRDAWNDVTYIRT, encoded by the exons A TGATCGACATGGAGGTCATTAACTCTTGTCTTGAAAACAACGGTGGTTGCCAGCACATGTGCCAGCAGGGGCCAGACGGAGCCACTTGCACCTGTCACCCGGGATACCAGCTACAACCTGATGGGCGCTCCTGTCAG GATGCGGACGAGTGTGAGGCTGGAAGCCATCGGTGCCAACAAGAGTGTGTGAATAGCGAAGGAGGCTACGCCTGCGCTTGCACACAAGGCTTCACATTGAGCTCTGACACCTTCACTTGCCTGG ATGTGAATGAATGTTCAATGGAGAACGGTGGATGTGAGCACGAGTGCCAGAACACGCAAGGCTCCTTCACGTGTTCTTGCCGCAGAGGCTACGTTCTGGTCGACGAAGTCCACTGCGATA TCTTGGGCGGTAACTACGACGTGGACTACTCTGGCTACAGCATCCGAGGCGACCAGGACATGGGTTCGACAGCCACAGAGGACTACTCGACGGTGCTGGACGGCGAGATGACCAGAAACCGTGACGCGTGGAATGACGTaacttacataagaacataa
- the LOC135102193 gene encoding multiple epidermal growth factor-like domains protein 6 encodes MCCCSPGYRLRRDGRTCQDVNECEFHNGGCSHECANTVGSYRCLCGPGSRLMPDGRTCVGEASCGVRNGGCDHYCDDTAGRPKCSCRPGYILGQDGRRCEAADPCVVDNGGCQHICL; translated from the exons ATGTGTTGCTGCAGCCCGGGGTACAGACTGAGGCGTGACGGCCGCACGTGTCAAG atgtgaatgagtgtgagttTCACAACGGCGGATGCTCTCACGAATGTGCCAACACTGTGGGCTCCTACCGCTGTCTCTGTGGTCCCGGGAGCCGCCTGATGCCCGACGGACGCACCTGTGTTG GTGAGGCTTCGTGTGGCGTGAGGAATGGCGGCTGTGACCACTACTGCGACGACACCGCGGGCAGGCCAAAGTGCTCCTGCCGGCCCGG GTACATACTTGGCCAAGACGGACGGCGATGCGAGGCGGCGGATCCCTGCGTGGTGGATAACGGTGGCTGTCAACACATCTGCCTATAA